One genomic segment of Cystobacter ferrugineus includes these proteins:
- a CDS encoding cysteine hydrolase family protein, translating into MPNVAVLTNDLQYEFLEKTPERKLATERVIPPFCSFLDGIRALGQVVVHLQLVNNPDDPQVRRRYRDYIPVVRGTPGSRLVETFVHPSDIVMEKPRDSGFYDTALDEKLQELGVKTVIVTGLQTQICVQTTAADAFFRGYNVHVPADCVFSAREDDRKRALDWMAAYCATITSAPEILAQLKADGDLPRRAPSQA; encoded by the coding sequence ATGCCAAACGTCGCGGTCCTCACGAATGATCTGCAGTACGAGTTTCTGGAGAAGACTCCCGAGCGCAAGCTGGCCACGGAGCGTGTCATCCCGCCGTTCTGCTCGTTCCTGGATGGGATTCGTGCTCTGGGGCAGGTGGTCGTGCACCTGCAGCTCGTGAACAACCCCGATGATCCTCAGGTGCGGCGTCGCTACCGTGACTACATCCCGGTGGTCCGGGGCACGCCTGGCTCGCGGCTCGTCGAGACCTTCGTCCATCCGTCGGACATCGTCATGGAGAAGCCTCGGGACAGCGGCTTCTACGACACGGCGCTGGACGAGAAGCTCCAGGAACTCGGCGTGAAGACGGTGATCGTCACGGGGCTGCAGACGCAGATCTGCGTGCAGACGACCGCCGCGGACGCCTTCTTCCGAGGCTATAACGTTCACGTCCCCGCCGACTGCGTCTTCTCCGCCCGCGAGGATGACAGGAAGCGGGCGTTGGATTGGATGGCGGCGTACTGTGCCACCATCACCTCGGCCCCTGAGATCCTCGCGCAGTTGAAGGCGGACGGAGACCTGCCGCGCCGCGCTCCCAGCCAGGCCTGA
- a CDS encoding non-ribosomal peptide synthetase: protein MSQGNPQEVDQCSTLVDVLRLRATVQGSQLAYRFLSTGDADGEIDEWTYAQLDFRARAIGSTLQAEKAWGERVLLLYPPGLDFIAAFMGCLYAGAIAVPTYPPDPARLSRTLPRLRAIAQDSGTRFVLTTTPILEMAEFLLPEAPELGALRWLASDTPSEELAGAWRPPDITGDTLAFLQYTSGSTGTPKGVMVSHTNVLHNERQVRASFEHDAGSDFVGWLPLFHDMGLIGNVLQPLYLGSRCTLMSPVSFLQRPMRWMEAISRYRARTSGGPNFAYDLCARRATDQDRASLDLSSWTVAFNGAEPIREDTLERFVQAFAPAGFRREALYPCYGLAEATLLVSGALKSEPPVYKMVEGTSLERYAVEAASQEQNARCLVSSGRGTIEQRLLIVDPETRLACPPGRVGEIWVSGANVARGYWNRPEETERTFGARLADSGEGPFLRTGDLGFLDDTELYVAGRIKDLIILRGRNIYPQDVELVVEQVHPRLRQGCCAAFSLEMDGEERLAVAVEMEPRGAPVEPPELVAAIRRAVAEQFGVHAHVVLLLKARTIPKTSSGKIQRHACRLGFLQGSLELVERSVQETPVLDDSASKTGGEALSPREALRVASAEERPRILERFVLAEVARALRVDPSRLDGEASLASVGLDSLQFIDMHGRLEGALGLRLPSAFLWQHPTLASLAEGLRVLWEAGDSAATPGSTPLVAGPIEGEQPLSVGQHRLWFLNQLVPGTALYNLQFGLRLTGQLDTAALERGLQALVRRHASLRTVFLEVEGEPRQRILPELMLPMPKVDRLGLSREAREAEVRHLALALGGEPFDLARGPLMRARLVSFDRDDHVLLIAQHHIVTDGWSISVLAGELASFYRSFSTGGALALAEPALSYVDYARWESSRAGSLDGQREFWKQELAGLPRLELPTDRAHSGSISHRGATLPVSVPRPLVEKLKALGRREGCTPFVLLLAAYETLLHRYSGQDDFGVGTIVANRERPETRGLVGFFANTLVVRCDLSGDPTFQELLHRVRARAARAFANADLSFDEVVEAAQAARDGNRNPLFRTSFVLESPPTRNTEIPGMVWSPVVWPPDGAIEGTSKFDLSLAMAETPEGFIGALEYSTDLFEPGTVERMAGHLLVLLRGIAENPSRRLSELPLLTEAERHRLLVEWNDTAADFPRESCFHSIFEARAARTPDAVAALFRQQQLTYGELNRRANRLAWQLRASGVGQDVVVAVLLERGIDFLTTLLAIFKAGGAYLPLDPGHPAQRHQQVLEQSGVHLAVCSAGFAAVLEARLPRVLRVEALLAHEGAEHDLPPVSTPDSLAYVIYTSGSSGIPKGAMIQHRGMLNHLYAKVHALELTAADGLAQTASQCFDISVWQYLAALVVGGRVHIYPDEIAHDPRQLFEQVRADGVSILEVVPSLLRMLLDGMEVRNESSLALPALRWLMLTGEALPPELSRAWLKRHPSIPLINAYGPTECSDDVTHHPIRVPPAAGEVYTPIGRPIINTRLYVLDRYQQPVPAGVAGELYVGGVGVGRGYLNDPQRTNTAFLPDPFSAEVGARLYRTGDLCRLNPEGVLEFLGRVDDQVKVRGFRIELGEVESVLLGHGGVKEAVVVARQEKRGDKRLVGYVVPGREGWEGVEALKGYLKQKLPEYMVPSAFMVLEGLPLNANGKVDRKALPAVEVERQQAAYVAPRTPREQLVAQLWTELLGVERVGVEEDFFALGGHSLLATQVVARVRSRLGVELPLRAVFEAPTVAGLVKRIEQERGGGEKVEEVALRRVERQGRLPLSFAQQRLWFLDQLQPGSALYNVPGAVRMKGALHVEALEGGLEELVARHEALRMRFRAEEGVPYAVLAQPQPVGLERVSLEAVAPQEQQAQVHQWMKREAQRPFSLEHGPLLRGVLLVLGPQEHVLLLTMHHIVSDGWSVGVLVKELSRAYKARVEGREVELEPLPVQYVDYAAWQQEWMKGAALQKQLGYWRKQLEFVAPSLELPTDRPRPAVPSIQGGRCPVKLDKPLTQALGALSRQEGVTLFMTLLAGFQVLLYRYTGQGDIVVGSPIAGRTREEVEGLIGFFVNTLVLRTRVRGEESFRQVLGQVREVTLGAYAHQEVPFEKLVEQLQPERDLSRTPLFQVMFVLQNAPRQQLRLAELELEEVVVDSGTSKFDMTLQLEETQEGLEGALAYNSALFDRGTVERMVGHLRVLLEGVVAQADKPVRELGLLTTMERQQVLVEWNQTQADYPVECLHVVVEQQARRTPQAVAVSFERDRLTYQQLEERANRLAQRLRKLGVGPEVLVGLFLERSVELVVALLGVLKAGGAYVPLEPTYPKERLGFMLEDTQVPVLLTQRHLMQGLPAHQAQVLCLDEDWQSIAREPAEPPSSAVTPDNLAYVIYTSGSTGQPKGVMITHRAVGNFLLWSNRVFPLGHGDRVLQKTLSGFDASVWEFLAPLMAGAELVMARPDGHRDTGYLIQILEERRITHLKLVPSLLQALLEEPAFGRLSSLRHVFCGAEALPVELVRRFQERSPAALCNMYGPTEASIDASYFPITGEPSGAIVPIGRALDNVRLYVLDAARQPVPVGVQGELYIGGVGLARGYLNRPELTAERFVSASPGPQAERLYRTGDRVRWLPGGDIEFLGRLDHQLKIRGVRIEPGEIEAVLTQHPTVREAVVMAREVGSGDRRLVAYVTPRGDTAQAPGELMAYLRTRLPEVMVPSAIIPLPALPLNSSGKLDRNALPATEEVFSSREGLVGPRTPLEQQLVEIWQDLLGIQPIGMKDDFFMLGGHSMLAIRLMARIRNRLGRELPLMSLFRNSTIEQMAAVLQRPSEPVDSATLVSIQPEGSRMPFFCVHPVGGGVLCYAELAHALGREQPFHGLQNYSPATGSALPTSMEEMAAAYIEAIRSIQPRGPYLLGGWSMGGAVAFEMAHQLERRGEQVGLLALIDSHAPERVRASNSQNGLPPVARFALDFGALHGKNLSGWVDGLVQRDRQAQLSVLLATFKQHGSLPPEFSFAELEQLLATFEHNSAVLERYIPRGVAAPVALFRASEEEGSEHEASALGWGPHATGGIQRHVIPGNHFTLLTQPNVRLLAQVLRSCLVEATARTLVQSA from the coding sequence ATGAGTCAGGGAAACCCACAGGAAGTCGACCAGTGCAGCACCCTCGTAGACGTCCTGCGCCTGCGTGCGACCGTGCAGGGCTCGCAGTTGGCCTATCGCTTCCTCTCCACTGGGGATGCGGATGGCGAGATCGACGAGTGGACGTATGCGCAACTGGACTTCCGCGCGAGAGCAATCGGCAGCACCCTGCAGGCGGAGAAGGCCTGGGGTGAGCGAGTCCTGTTGCTCTACCCACCCGGCCTGGACTTCATCGCGGCATTCATGGGCTGCCTCTACGCTGGCGCCATCGCAGTCCCCACCTATCCGCCGGATCCCGCCCGTCTGTCGCGGACCCTGCCCCGACTCAGAGCCATCGCCCAGGACTCCGGTACGCGCTTCGTCTTGACGACCACCCCCATCCTGGAGATGGCGGAGTTCCTGTTGCCCGAAGCTCCAGAGCTCGGGGCGCTGCGCTGGCTGGCGAGCGATACTCCTTCCGAGGAGCTGGCAGGGGCCTGGCGGCCGCCGGACATCACCGGCGACACGCTCGCCTTTCTCCAATACACCTCGGGCTCTACTGGCACCCCGAAGGGGGTGATGGTCAGCCATACCAACGTGCTTCACAACGAGCGGCAGGTGCGTGCCAGCTTCGAGCACGATGCGGGCTCGGACTTCGTCGGCTGGCTACCGCTGTTCCATGACATGGGACTGATCGGCAACGTGCTGCAGCCGCTCTACCTGGGCTCGCGTTGCACCCTCATGTCCCCGGTGTCCTTTCTCCAGCGCCCGATGCGCTGGATGGAGGCCATCTCCCGCTACCGTGCTCGCACCAGTGGCGGACCGAACTTCGCCTATGATCTCTGCGCCCGCCGCGCCACGGACCAGGATCGCGCCTCTCTGGACCTGAGCTCGTGGACGGTGGCCTTCAACGGGGCGGAACCCATCCGCGAGGACACCCTGGAGCGGTTCGTCCAGGCGTTCGCCCCCGCGGGCTTCCGGCGCGAGGCGCTCTACCCGTGCTACGGCCTGGCCGAGGCCACCCTCCTCGTCTCGGGTGCCCTCAAGAGCGAGCCGCCCGTCTACAAGATGGTGGAGGGCACGTCGCTGGAGCGCTACGCCGTCGAGGCCGCGTCCCAGGAGCAGAACGCGCGCTGCCTGGTGTCGTCGGGCCGTGGCACCATCGAGCAGCGGCTGCTCATCGTGGATCCGGAGACGCGCCTCGCCTGCCCGCCGGGCCGGGTTGGGGAAATATGGGTGTCCGGTGCAAACGTGGCGCGCGGTTACTGGAACCGGCCCGAGGAGACAGAGCGTACCTTCGGCGCGCGACTGGCTGACAGCGGGGAGGGGCCGTTCCTGCGCACCGGTGACCTGGGCTTCCTTGACGACACCGAGCTGTACGTCGCGGGCCGCATCAAGGACCTCATCATCCTGCGCGGCCGTAACATCTATCCGCAGGATGTCGAGCTGGTCGTGGAGCAGGTGCACCCGCGCCTGCGACAGGGCTGCTGTGCGGCCTTCTCGCTGGAGATGGACGGTGAGGAGCGGCTGGCGGTGGCCGTGGAGATGGAGCCCCGTGGCGCGCCGGTGGAGCCCCCTGAACTGGTGGCCGCCATCCGGAGAGCCGTGGCGGAGCAGTTCGGTGTGCATGCCCATGTCGTGTTGCTGCTCAAGGCGCGCACCATCCCCAAGACGTCCAGTGGGAAGATCCAGCGCCATGCCTGCCGGCTTGGCTTCCTCCAGGGCTCTCTGGAACTGGTGGAACGTTCGGTGCAGGAAACACCGGTTCTGGATGACTCGGCCTCCAAGACAGGAGGAGAGGCGCTCTCTCCCCGCGAGGCGCTGCGGGTGGCGTCCGCCGAGGAGCGCCCCCGCATCCTGGAGCGCTTTGTGCTCGCCGAGGTGGCACGGGCCCTGAGAGTGGACCCCTCACGGCTCGATGGGGAGGCGTCGCTGGCGTCCGTGGGGCTCGACTCGCTCCAGTTCATCGACATGCATGGGCGGCTGGAGGGGGCGCTGGGATTGAGGCTTCCAAGCGCCTTCCTGTGGCAGCACCCGACGCTGGCGTCGCTGGCCGAGGGACTACGGGTGCTATGGGAGGCGGGTGACTCCGCCGCTACTCCCGGGAGCACGCCGTTGGTTGCGGGCCCGATCGAAGGCGAGCAGCCCCTGTCCGTGGGCCAGCACCGGCTCTGGTTCCTGAACCAGCTCGTGCCCGGCACCGCCCTCTACAACCTCCAGTTCGGTTTGCGGCTGACGGGCCAGCTCGACACGGCCGCGCTCGAGCGCGGCCTGCAAGCATTGGTGCGGCGGCATGCCTCGCTGCGCACCGTCTTCCTGGAAGTGGAGGGTGAGCCGCGCCAGCGCATCCTGCCCGAGCTGATGCTGCCGATGCCGAAGGTGGATCGGCTGGGCCTCTCTCGCGAGGCCCGGGAGGCCGAGGTGCGCCACCTGGCGCTCGCGCTCGGCGGCGAGCCGTTCGACCTGGCGCGTGGACCGCTGATGCGCGCGCGCCTCGTGTCGTTCGATCGAGATGATCATGTGCTGCTGATCGCCCAGCATCATATCGTCACGGACGGCTGGTCCATCAGCGTCCTGGCTGGGGAGCTGGCGTCGTTCTACCGCTCGTTTTCCACGGGTGGCGCGCTGGCTCTGGCCGAGCCCGCGCTGAGTTACGTGGACTACGCGCGGTGGGAGTCCTCCCGGGCGGGTTCCCTGGACGGCCAGCGCGAGTTCTGGAAGCAGGAGCTCGCCGGGCTTCCCCGGCTCGAGTTGCCGACGGACCGGGCGCACTCCGGCAGCATCAGCCACCGGGGCGCAACGCTGCCGGTGTCCGTGCCTCGCCCGCTGGTCGAGAAGCTCAAGGCTCTCGGACGCCGGGAGGGCTGTACGCCCTTCGTGCTGCTGCTGGCGGCGTACGAGACGCTGCTCCACCGCTACTCGGGGCAGGACGACTTTGGTGTGGGCACCATCGTCGCCAACCGCGAGCGACCGGAAACACGGGGACTGGTTGGCTTCTTCGCCAACACGCTGGTGGTGCGCTGTGACCTGTCGGGTGATCCCACCTTCCAGGAACTACTACATCGGGTGCGCGCACGCGCCGCCCGCGCGTTCGCGAACGCGGACCTGTCCTTCGACGAGGTGGTGGAGGCCGCTCAGGCGGCACGTGATGGCAACCGCAACCCGCTCTTCCGGACGAGCTTCGTGCTGGAGAGCCCGCCGACGCGCAATACCGAGATCCCGGGCATGGTGTGGAGCCCGGTGGTGTGGCCACCCGACGGGGCCATCGAGGGGACGTCCAAGTTCGACCTGTCGCTGGCCATGGCCGAGACGCCGGAGGGCTTCATCGGCGCGCTGGAATACAGCACGGATCTGTTCGAGCCGGGCACTGTCGAGCGCATGGCGGGACACCTGCTCGTGCTGCTGCGGGGCATCGCCGAGAATCCCTCGCGGCGCCTGAGCGAGCTGCCGCTGCTGACAGAAGCAGAGCGCCACCGGCTGCTCGTGGAGTGGAACGATACCGCGGCGGACTTCCCGCGCGAGTCGTGTTTTCACTCGATCTTCGAGGCGCGGGCCGCGCGCACGCCAGACGCGGTGGCCGCGCTCTTCCGGCAGCAGCAGCTCACCTACGGGGAGCTGAACCGCCGCGCCAACCGGCTGGCCTGGCAGTTGCGTGCCAGCGGGGTTGGACAGGACGTGGTGGTTGCCGTGTTGCTCGAGCGCGGCATCGACTTCCTCACCACCCTCCTGGCCATCTTCAAGGCCGGGGGCGCTTACCTCCCGCTGGATCCAGGCCACCCCGCGCAGCGTCATCAGCAGGTGTTGGAGCAGAGCGGCGTGCACCTGGCCGTGTGCTCCGCTGGGTTCGCCGCGGTGCTGGAGGCACGACTTCCGCGGGTGCTGCGGGTGGAAGCGCTGCTTGCGCACGAGGGCGCCGAGCACGACCTGCCGCCCGTGAGCACGCCGGACTCCCTCGCCTACGTCATCTACACCTCTGGTTCGAGCGGCATCCCCAAGGGGGCGATGATCCAGCACCGGGGGATGCTGAACCACCTGTATGCCAAGGTCCATGCCCTGGAGCTGACTGCGGCGGATGGCCTGGCCCAAACAGCCTCGCAATGCTTCGACATCTCCGTATGGCAGTACCTGGCGGCCCTGGTCGTCGGCGGGCGCGTCCACATCTACCCGGACGAGATCGCCCATGATCCGCGGCAGCTCTTCGAGCAGGTCCGGGCCGATGGGGTGTCCATCCTCGAGGTCGTTCCCTCGCTGTTGCGGATGTTGCTCGACGGGATGGAGGTGCGGAACGAGTCCTCCCTGGCACTTCCGGCGCTGCGCTGGCTGATGCTGACGGGCGAGGCGCTGCCGCCGGAGCTGAGCCGCGCATGGCTGAAGCGCCACCCGTCCATTCCGCTGATCAACGCGTACGGGCCCACGGAGTGCTCGGATGACGTCACGCACCATCCGATCCGGGTCCCGCCCGCCGCGGGCGAGGTGTACACGCCCATTGGCCGCCCCATCATCAACACACGGCTCTACGTGCTGGACCGCTACCAGCAGCCGGTACCGGCTGGCGTGGCGGGCGAACTCTACGTCGGAGGCGTGGGCGTGGGACGCGGCTACCTCAACGATCCGCAGCGGACGAACACCGCCTTCCTGCCCGACCCGTTCTCCGCCGAGGTGGGGGCGAGGTTGTATCGCACCGGGGACCTGTGCCGTCTCAACCCGGAGGGCGTGCTCGAGTTCCTGGGCCGAGTGGATGATCAGGTGAAGGTGAGGGGCTTCCGAATCGAGCTGGGCGAGGTGGAGTCCGTGCTGCTGGGGCACGGCGGAGTGAAGGAAGCGGTGGTGGTGGCGCGGCAGGAGAAGCGAGGCGACAAGCGGTTGGTGGGGTACGTGGTGCCAGGGAGAGAGGGGTGGGAAGGCGTAGAGGCGCTGAAGGGGTACCTGAAGCAGAAGTTGCCGGAGTACATGGTGCCCTCGGCGTTCATGGTGCTGGAAGGGCTGCCGCTGAACGCCAATGGGAAGGTGGACCGCAAGGCGCTGCCAGCCGTGGAGGTGGAGCGGCAGCAGGCCGCGTACGTCGCGCCGCGCACGCCACGGGAACAACTGGTGGCGCAGCTTTGGACCGAGTTGCTGGGGGTGGAACGGGTAGGGGTGGAGGAGGACTTCTTCGCGCTGGGAGGGCATTCGCTGCTGGCCACGCAGGTGGTGGCGCGTGTGCGCTCGCGCTTGGGAGTGGAGTTGCCGCTGCGAGCGGTGTTCGAGGCCCCCACGGTGGCGGGGTTGGTGAAGCGAATCGAGCAGGAGCGTGGGGGGGGCGAGAAGGTGGAGGAGGTGGCGCTCAGGCGGGTAGAGCGGCAGGGGAGGCTGCCGCTGTCCTTCGCGCAGCAGCGCCTGTGGTTCCTCGACCAGTTGCAGCCAGGCAGCGCGCTCTACAACGTGCCCGGAGCGGTGAGGATGAAGGGGGCGCTCCACGTGGAAGCGCTGGAGGGCGGGCTGGAGGAACTGGTCGCCAGACACGAGGCGCTGCGGATGCGCTTTCGAGCGGAGGAGGGAGTGCCGTACGCCGTGCTGGCGCAGCCGCAGCCGGTGGGGCTGGAGCGGGTGTCGTTGGAGGCTGTTGCGCCACAGGAGCAGCAGGCGCAGGTGCACCAGTGGATGAAGCGGGAGGCGCAGAGGCCCTTTTCGCTGGAGCACGGCCCGCTGCTCAGAGGCGTGCTGCTGGTTCTGGGGCCGCAGGAGCACGTGCTGCTGCTGACGATGCACCACATCGTGTCGGATGGGTGGTCAGTGGGCGTGTTGGTGAAGGAGTTGTCGCGGGCGTACAAGGCCCGAGTTGAGGGGCGCGAGGTAGAGCTGGAGCCGCTGCCTGTGCAGTACGTGGACTACGCGGCGTGGCAGCAGGAGTGGATGAAGGGGGCCGCGCTGCAGAAGCAGCTGGGGTACTGGCGCAAACAGTTGGAGTTCGTCGCGCCCTCGTTGGAACTTCCCACGGACAGGCCGCGGCCCGCGGTGCCGAGCATTCAAGGTGGGCGCTGCCCGGTGAAGCTGGACAAGCCGCTGACGCAGGCGCTGGGGGCGCTCAGCCGTCAGGAGGGCGTCACCCTCTTCATGACGCTGCTGGCGGGCTTCCAGGTGCTGCTCTACCGCTACACCGGGCAGGGTGACATCGTGGTGGGCTCGCCGATAGCGGGGCGCACGAGAGAAGAAGTGGAGGGGTTGATCGGCTTCTTCGTGAACACGCTGGTGCTGCGCACGCGTGTGAGGGGGGAGGAGAGCTTCCGGCAGGTGCTGGGCCAGGTGCGAGAGGTCACGCTGGGGGCGTACGCACACCAGGAGGTGCCCTTCGAGAAGCTGGTGGAGCAACTGCAGCCGGAGCGGGACTTGAGCCGCACGCCGTTGTTCCAGGTGATGTTCGTGCTGCAGAACGCGCCACGGCAGCAGTTGCGCCTGGCGGAGCTGGAGCTGGAAGAGGTGGTGGTGGACAGCGGGACGTCGAAGTTCGACATGACGCTGCAGTTGGAGGAGACGCAGGAGGGGTTGGAAGGGGCGTTGGCGTACAACAGCGCGCTGTTCGACAGGGGGACCGTGGAGCGGATGGTGGGGCACCTGAGGGTGCTGCTGGAGGGGGTGGTGGCGCAGGCGGACAAGCCGGTGCGGGAGCTGGGGCTGCTGACCACGATGGAGCGGCAGCAGGTGCTGGTGGAGTGGAACCAGACCCAGGCCGACTACCCGGTGGAGTGCCTGCACGTGGTGGTGGAGCAACAGGCGCGGCGCACACCGCAAGCCGTGGCGGTGAGCTTCGAGCGGGATCGGCTGACGTACCAGCAATTGGAGGAGAGGGCCAACCGGCTGGCCCAGAGGCTGCGCAAGCTGGGAGTGGGTCCAGAGGTGCTGGTGGGGTTGTTCCTGGAGCGCTCGGTGGAGCTGGTCGTGGCGCTGCTGGGAGTGCTGAAGGCCGGTGGCGCGTACGTGCCGCTGGAGCCAACCTACCCCAAGGAGCGGTTGGGCTTCATGCTGGAGGATACGCAGGTGCCGGTGCTGTTGACGCAGCGGCACCTGATGCAAGGGCTGCCCGCGCACCAGGCCCAGGTCCTGTGTCTGGATGAGGACTGGCAGTCCATTGCCCGTGAGCCAGCCGAGCCGCCCTCCAGCGCGGTGACACCGGACAACCTCGCCTATGTCATCTACACCTCCGGCTCCACGGGCCAGCCCAAGGGCGTGATGATCACGCACCGCGCGGTGGGCAACTTCCTGCTTTGGTCCAACCGGGTGTTTCCGCTGGGCCACGGTGACCGGGTGTTGCAGAAGACACTCTCCGGCTTCGATGCCTCGGTCTGGGAGTTTCTCGCGCCCTTGATGGCTGGTGCGGAACTGGTCATGGCCCGGCCCGACGGACACCGGGACACCGGCTACCTCATCCAGATACTGGAAGAGCGCCGCATCACCCACCTCAAGCTGGTGCCCTCGCTGCTTCAGGCGCTACTGGAGGAGCCTGCCTTCGGGCGCCTCTCCTCGCTCAGGCACGTCTTCTGCGGTGCCGAGGCCCTGCCCGTCGAGCTGGTGCGGCGCTTCCAGGAGCGCTCGCCCGCGGCGCTCTGCAATATGTACGGTCCGACCGAGGCATCCATCGATGCTTCATACTTCCCCATCACGGGGGAGCCATCCGGCGCGATTGTTCCTATCGGCCGTGCGCTCGACAACGTCCGGCTCTACGTGCTGGATGCCGCGCGGCAGCCGGTCCCCGTGGGTGTACAGGGTGAGCTGTACATCGGCGGCGTGGGCCTGGCGCGCGGCTATCTCAACCGCCCTGAACTGACCGCCGAGCGGTTCGTCTCCGCGTCCCCGGGGCCGCAGGCTGAACGTCTCTACCGAACGGGCGACCGGGTGCGCTGGTTGCCGGGTGGGGACATCGAGTTCCTCGGCCGCCTGGACCATCAACTGAAGATCCGCGGCGTGCGTATCGAGCCCGGGGAGATCGAAGCCGTACTGACCCAGCACCCCACGGTGCGTGAGGCCGTGGTGATGGCGCGAGAGGTGGGTTCCGGTGACAGGCGCCTGGTGGCCTACGTCACTCCCCGGGGCGATACGGCCCAGGCACCCGGCGAGCTGATGGCATACCTGCGCACCCGGTTGCCAGAGGTCATGGTCCCCTCGGCCATCATTCCATTGCCGGCCCTGCCATTGAATTCCAGTGGCAAGCTGGACCGGAACGCCCTCCCGGCTACCGAGGAAGTGTTCTCCTCGCGCGAGGGCCTGGTGGGCCCGCGCACCCCCTTGGAGCAGCAGTTGGTGGAGATCTGGCAGGACCTCCTCGGTATCCAGCCGATCGGCATGAAGGACGATTTCTTCATGCTGGGTGGACACTCGATGCTGGCCATCCGACTGATGGCGCGGATCCGCAACCGGCTCGGCCGCGAGCTGCCTCTCATGAGCCTCTTTCGCAACTCCACCATCGAGCAGATGGCTGCCGTGCTGCAGCGGCCCTCGGAGCCCGTAGACAGCGCCACGCTGGTATCCATCCAGCCGGAGGGCAGCAGGATGCCCTTCTTCTGTGTCCATCCAGTGGGCGGGGGCGTGCTCTGCTATGCGGAGCTGGCCCACGCGCTGGGCCGTGAGCAGCCCTTCCACGGCCTGCAGAACTACTCGCCCGCTACAGGGAGCGCACTCCCCACGAGCATGGAGGAGATGGCCGCTGCCTATATAGAGGCGATCCGGAGCATCCAGCCCCGGGGGCCATACCTCCTGGGCGGCTGGTCCATGGGCGGCGCGGTAGCCTTCGAAATGGCTCACCAGCTCGAGCGCCGGGGCGAACAGGTGGGACTGCTCGCCCTCATTGACAGCCATGCGCCCGAACGGGTCCGTGCCTCGAACTCCCAAAACGGCTTGCCGCCGGTGGCCCGGTTCGCCCTGGACTTCGGCGCGCTGCACGGCAAGAACTTGTCCGGCTGGGTGGACGGGCTCGTTCAGCGCGATCGCCAGGCGCAGTTGAGCGTGCTGCTCGCTACGTTCAAGCAGCACGGAAGCCTGCCTCCGGAGTTCAGTTTCGCGGAACTGGAGCAGCTGCTGGCCACCTTCGAGCACAACAGCGCGGTGCTCGAGCGTTACATCCCGCGCGGCGTGGCGGCTCCTGTCGCCCTGTTCCGCGCCAGCGAGGAAGAGGGGAGCGAGCACGAAGCCTCGGCCCTGGGGTGGGGGCCGCACGCCACGGGCGGCATCCAGCGGCACGTTATCCCTGGCAATCACTTCACCTTGCTGACACAGCCGAATGTCCGGCTTCTCGCCCAGGTGCTACGGTCCTGCCTGGTAGAGGCCACCGCGCGCACGCTCGTCCAGTCCGCCTGA
- a CDS encoding glutathione S-transferase family protein — MIKLHYYPGSANLTPHMVLHELGLPFELVLVDRDKNAHRSEEYLKLNPHGRIPTLVDGDLVIYETAAITLHLVDRHPEAGLAPAVGSPARARFYQWMVYLANTLQAAMHTYFYSEQYAKTPAVIEEVRAHSETRMLEMFRILDAQLGDKPYVLGDTLSAADHYLFMLTRWGRNMQTPPRTLPRLGRHAERMLARPAVLRALHGEGLSTPYF; from the coding sequence ATGATCAAACTCCATTACTACCCCGGCAGCGCCAACCTCACTCCTCACATGGTCCTCCACGAGCTCGGTCTGCCCTTCGAGCTCGTTCTCGTGGATCGTGACAAGAATGCGCATCGCAGCGAGGAGTACCTCAAGCTCAACCCTCACGGGCGCATTCCCACGCTCGTGGACGGAGACCTGGTCATCTACGAGACCGCGGCCATCACCCTGCACCTGGTGGACCGCCATCCCGAGGCGGGGCTCGCCCCGGCCGTGGGCAGCCCAGCGCGCGCGCGCTTCTACCAGTGGATGGTCTACCTCGCGAACACCCTCCAGGCCGCGATGCACACCTATTTCTACTCCGAGCAGTACGCGAAGACCCCCGCCGTCATCGAGGAGGTTCGGGCCCATTCTGAGACCCGTATGCTCGAGATGTTCCGCATCCTCGATGCGCAGCTCGGCGACAAGCCCTACGTGCTCGGTGACACGCTCAGCGCCGCGGACCATTACCTGTTCATGCTCACGCGGTGGGGCCGCAATATGCAGACGCCCCCCAGAACGCTGCCTCGACTCGGCCGCCACGCCGAGCGGATGTTGGCGCGCCCGGCCGTGCTCCGAGCCCTTCACGGAGAAGGTCTCTCAACGCCTTACTTTTGA